One Thiocapsa sp. genomic window carries:
- a CDS encoding OmpA family protein, with protein MPGSNSSLVRPLVWVMLAALIGVYLLYDWYSGQLSAQLDQKDLRIAEAAAEIKDREARMVPLQSEIAALQERIRELTDLHSGERRQLQEQIAAAEQDKAALREAIETLRQTDAGVLAAEQAKTAAALEERDRGVAAYQELQVQYDAALAKAESLQKDLTGLQRVIAESTAEHREQIELLERHLNERVSLAKATPKDEELMRAAQAAGLLPVVAEGGQDMSALTARLAEAQAALDALQAEADAARDAHETQLAALEDELKEARTALARQSQQAPSADAVAELQERLALAEAELVKVKSDAAALQEAGTASAGQLADAETRIADLTEALNQSHAPDAVTALQDELNAARDALARAESDAEAALAQAQAQLERRAEDGAAKIAALAEQLAREQAAKSSVAKEKDDTAAKLEAELARATTELDDLRAELGSARAAAEDVGEEVLGEARARIAVLEKAIEEERTATERLRSSSRAEAAAAVAGVRELYRRFSELGGTHTERGMLLKLTDTELRFQPAMATLTNDALPSLDRIAGLLAEHPDLRIRIEGHTDSSGDEETNLALSLQRAEAVKQALVERGVESARLSAEGLGPARAIADNTTPAGRARNRRVEVYVIEG; from the coding sequence ATGCCCGGTTCCAATTCCTCGTTGGTGCGTCCGCTTGTCTGGGTCATGCTGGCAGCCTTGATCGGCGTCTATCTACTCTACGATTGGTATTCGGGCCAACTGTCGGCGCAGTTGGATCAGAAGGATCTCCGCATCGCCGAGGCAGCTGCGGAGATCAAGGATCGCGAGGCACGGATGGTTCCGCTGCAGAGCGAGATTGCTGCGCTTCAAGAGCGTATCCGGGAGCTGACGGACCTGCATTCGGGGGAGCGCCGCCAGTTGCAGGAGCAAATCGCCGCCGCCGAGCAGGACAAGGCTGCACTCAGGGAGGCGATCGAAACGCTTCGCCAAACCGATGCGGGCGTGCTTGCCGCGGAGCAGGCGAAGACGGCTGCGGCGCTCGAAGAGCGTGATCGCGGCGTTGCGGCCTATCAGGAGCTTCAGGTGCAGTACGATGCGGCACTGGCCAAGGCCGAGAGCCTGCAGAAGGATTTGACCGGACTCCAGCGGGTGATCGCCGAGTCGACCGCCGAGCACCGCGAGCAGATCGAGCTGCTCGAGCGTCACCTCAACGAGCGCGTGAGTCTGGCGAAGGCGACTCCCAAGGACGAGGAGCTGATGCGCGCTGCACAGGCCGCCGGCTTGTTGCCGGTGGTGGCCGAAGGCGGGCAGGACATGAGTGCACTGACGGCGCGCTTGGCCGAGGCCCAAGCCGCACTCGACGCCCTGCAGGCCGAAGCCGATGCCGCCCGCGACGCCCACGAGACGCAGCTCGCGGCCCTCGAGGACGAGCTGAAGGAGGCACGCACAGCACTTGCCCGGCAGTCGCAGCAGGCCCCGTCTGCAGATGCCGTCGCGGAGCTGCAGGAGCGTCTGGCGCTGGCCGAGGCCGAGCTGGTCAAGGTCAAGTCGGATGCCGCTGCGCTGCAGGAGGCCGGAACGGCATCCGCGGGTCAGCTGGCCGACGCAGAGACCCGCATCGCCGACCTGACCGAAGCGTTGAATCAGTCCCACGCCCCGGATGCGGTCACCGCGCTGCAGGATGAGTTGAACGCCGCACGCGACGCGCTCGCCCGTGCCGAGAGCGATGCCGAGGCCGCCTTGGCACAGGCGCAGGCGCAGTTGGAGCGCCGGGCCGAGGACGGAGCGGCGAAGATTGCGGCACTCGCCGAGCAGCTCGCACGCGAGCAGGCCGCCAAGTCGAGCGTTGCAAAGGAGAAGGACGACACGGCCGCCAAGCTCGAGGCCGAGCTCGCCCGCGCCACGACCGAGCTGGACGATCTTCGCGCCGAGCTCGGTTCCGCGCGCGCCGCTGCCGAGGATGTCGGCGAGGAGGTCTTGGGTGAGGCTCGGGCACGGATCGCGGTCTTGGAAAAGGCGATCGAGGAGGAGCGCACCGCCACGGAGCGCTTGCGGTCTTCCTCGCGTGCAGAGGCTGCTGCAGCGGTGGCCGGCGTGCGCGAACTCTACCGGCGTTTTTCCGAGCTGGGCGGTACGCACACCGAGCGTGGCATGCTGCTGAAACTTACCGACACCGAGCTGCGTTTCCAGCCCGCCATGGCGACCTTGACGAACGACGCTCTGCCGAGCCTGGACCGGATCGCCGGGCTGCTCGCCGAGCACCCCGACCTGCGTATTCGCATCGAAGGTCATACCGACAGCTCGGGCGACGAAGAGACGAACCTCGCCCTCTCGCTGCAGCGTGCCGAGGCCGTCAAGCAGGCGCTCGTCGAGCGCGGCGTGGAGAGCGCGCGGCTGAGCGCGGAGGGACTGGGTCCGGCGCGCGCCATCGCGGACAACACAACGCCCGCGGGGCGGGCCCGGAATCGTCGGGTCGAGGTCTATGTCATCGAGGGCTAA
- a CDS encoding acetate/propionate family kinase — protein MKVLVLNSGSSSIKYQLFLSEDWVALASGSVSRIGEPEGEIKEEWLDASGIRQSGRARVSIPTHRDGIDRIVRALHETRVLGDVSELTVIGHRVVHGGEHFKRPTIVDDAVVDAIRDVVPLAPLHNPAHLAGIEVARRLFPTVPSVAVFDTAYHQTMPRTSYRYAIPEWLYREHRIRRYGFHGTSHYYVAKRAAVMLGRPLESCNLITLHLGNGSSATAIRDGKSVDTSMGLTPLEGLVMGTRCGDIDPAIHFFLAKNLGLEIAAIEDLLNRQSGLLGISGVNDMREIDRLAEEGNDGAELAIGITAHRIKKYIGAYYAELGRVDAVVFTGGIGENAAEIRCRACEGLENLGIKMDDIANYALEERGERCISTPESAVQVLVIPTNEELEIAQQSLAAASEAPNEG, from the coding sequence GTGAAGGTACTCGTCCTCAATTCAGGCAGCTCGTCGATCAAATATCAGCTCTTCCTCAGCGAGGATTGGGTTGCCCTCGCCTCGGGCTCGGTCTCGCGCATCGGCGAGCCCGAGGGCGAGATCAAAGAAGAGTGGTTGGATGCATCCGGGATCCGGCAATCGGGTCGCGCCCGGGTATCGATCCCGACGCATCGGGACGGCATCGATCGCATCGTCAGGGCCCTGCACGAGACCAGGGTCTTGGGCGACGTCTCGGAGCTTACCGTCATCGGTCATCGCGTCGTCCACGGCGGGGAGCATTTCAAACGCCCGACCATCGTCGACGATGCGGTCGTCGACGCCATTCGGGACGTGGTGCCCCTCGCACCGCTGCACAATCCGGCCCATCTCGCCGGCATCGAGGTCGCCCGACGGCTCTTTCCGACGGTCCCCTCGGTCGCCGTCTTCGATACCGCCTACCATCAGACGATGCCGCGGACATCCTATCGCTATGCGATTCCGGAGTGGCTGTATCGTGAGCACAGGATCCGCCGCTACGGGTTCCACGGCACCTCGCACTACTATGTCGCCAAGCGCGCCGCCGTGATGCTCGGCCGGCCTTTGGAGAGCTGCAACCTGATCACGCTGCATCTGGGCAACGGCTCGAGCGCGACTGCGATCCGCGACGGCAAGAGCGTGGACACCTCCATGGGCCTCACCCCGCTGGAAGGTCTGGTGATGGGCACGCGCTGCGGCGACATCGATCCGGCCATTCACTTTTTTCTCGCCAAAAACCTCGGCCTGGAGATCGCTGCGATCGAGGATCTGCTCAATCGTCAGAGCGGTCTGCTGGGAATCAGCGGCGTGAACGACATGCGCGAGATCGACCGTCTGGCCGAGGAAGGCAACGACGGCGCCGAGCTGGCGATCGGCATCACGGCCCATCGGATCAAAAAATACATCGGTGCCTATTACGCCGAGCTCGGCCGGGTCGATGCCGTCGTCTTTACCGGCGGCATCGGCGAGAACGCCGCCGAGATTCGCTGTCGTGCCTGCGAGGGTTTGGAGAACCTCGGGATCAAGATGGACGACATCGCCAACTATGCCCTCGAAGAGCGCGGCGAGCGCTGCATCAGCACGCCGGAGAGTGCGGTGCAGGTGCTGGTGATTCCCACCAACGAGGAGCTGGAGATCGCGCAGCAGTCGCTCGCTGCCGCCTCGGAAGCACCGAATGAGGGATGA
- the pta gene encoding phosphate acetyltransferase gives MQSVYIAGAGSGSGKSVVVLGFMEMLYAINRKVGFFRPIVSKGVEQDNLTTLIRSRYDLPFSPEMLYGCTAETASHLVAAGQYDELLKMILNKFKMLEESCDLVVCAGTDFDGLVPSLEFDFNADLANNLGCNVVVVVKGFGRSPEEALEALYMAHESMRNRGGDFLASVINGVDSEHVETVKTRARKLLPERENVYVLPRQAALGMPTVGEIRKALDCECLCGDGDAMNQVVSNYKIAAMEVPDFLSYIEDGCLIITAGDRSDIILASLAADVSSSFPRVAGLLLTGGLQPAENVQRLLEGLRRTKVSILRVPTDTFTTAMRVNGIEATILPGDERKIAAGLGLFEGHVDIEELRARIAVRHSDRTTPLMFEYELVRRAKSRRQRIVLPEGTDERILRAAEILTLRQVVDLTLLGDPEKIRRRIGELGLKLDGIPIIDPITAPDRERYAQTYFDLRKHKCISEQMARDALEDVSYFGTMMVHMGDADGMVSGAVHTTQHTIRPAFEIIKTKPGVKLVSSVFFMCLADRVLVYGDCAVNPNPTSEDLSDIAITSAGTAAAFGIEPRVAMLSYSSGSSGKGADVERVREAVRIARERRPDLKLEGPIQYDAAVDIGVARSKMPDSEVAGRATVFVFPDLNTGNNTYKAVQRSANAVAIGPVLQGLKKPVNDLSRGCTVTDIVNTVTITAIQAQNDHALAAAQDDAVGIARD, from the coding sequence ATGCAAAGCGTCTACATCGCCGGTGCCGGTTCCGGCAGCGGTAAGTCCGTGGTTGTTCTCGGCTTCATGGAGATGCTCTACGCCATCAATCGGAAGGTGGGGTTCTTCCGCCCGATCGTCTCCAAGGGCGTCGAGCAGGACAACCTGACCACACTCATCCGCAGTCGTTACGATCTGCCCTTCTCCCCGGAGATGCTCTACGGTTGTACGGCGGAGACCGCCAGTCATCTGGTTGCGGCCGGTCAGTATGACGAGCTGCTCAAGATGATCTTGAACAAGTTCAAGATGCTGGAAGAGAGCTGCGACCTTGTCGTCTGCGCCGGGACCGACTTCGACGGTCTGGTTCCTTCCCTGGAGTTCGACTTCAACGCCGACCTGGCCAACAACCTCGGCTGCAACGTCGTGGTCGTGGTGAAAGGCTTCGGGCGCAGCCCGGAAGAGGCACTCGAGGCGCTCTACATGGCCCACGAGTCGATGCGCAATCGCGGCGGAGACTTCCTCGCGAGCGTCATCAACGGGGTCGACTCGGAGCATGTCGAGACGGTCAAGACCCGTGCGCGCAAGCTCTTGCCGGAGCGCGAGAACGTCTATGTCCTGCCGCGCCAGGCCGCACTCGGGATGCCCACCGTCGGCGAGATCCGCAAGGCCCTGGACTGCGAGTGTCTCTGCGGCGACGGCGACGCGATGAACCAGGTCGTCTCCAACTACAAGATCGCGGCGATGGAGGTCCCGGATTTCCTCAGCTACATCGAGGACGGCTGTCTCATCATCACCGCCGGGGACCGCTCCGATATCATCCTCGCGAGTCTCGCGGCCGACGTCTCCTCGTCCTTCCCGCGTGTGGCCGGGCTGCTCCTGACCGGTGGGCTGCAGCCGGCGGAGAATGTCCAGCGTCTTCTCGAGGGGCTGCGCCGCACCAAGGTCTCGATCCTGCGCGTGCCGACCGACACCTTCACCACGGCCATGAGGGTCAACGGCATCGAGGCGACCATCCTCCCCGGCGACGAGCGCAAGATCGCGGCCGGCCTCGGCCTCTTCGAAGGGCATGTGGACATCGAAGAGCTGCGTGCTCGAATCGCGGTGCGACACTCCGACCGCACCACGCCGCTGATGTTCGAGTACGAGCTGGTGCGACGCGCCAAGTCGCGCCGTCAGCGCATCGTGCTGCCCGAAGGCACCGACGAGCGGATCCTGCGGGCGGCTGAGATCCTCACGCTGCGCCAGGTCGTCGATTTGACCCTGCTCGGCGACCCCGAGAAGATCCGTCGTCGGATCGGCGAGCTGGGGCTCAAGCTGGACGGGATCCCCATCATCGACCCGATCACGGCCCCGGACCGCGAGCGCTATGCACAAACCTATTTCGATCTGCGCAAGCACAAGTGCATCTCCGAGCAGATGGCACGCGATGCACTCGAGGACGTGAGCTATTTCGGCACCATGATGGTCCACATGGGCGACGCCGACGGCATGGTGTCGGGTGCCGTGCACACCACCCAGCACACCATCCGACCGGCGTTCGAGATCATCAAGACCAAGCCGGGAGTGAAGCTCGTTTCCAGTGTCTTTTTCATGTGTCTCGCCGATCGGGTCTTGGTCTACGGCGACTGTGCCGTCAACCCGAACCCGACTTCGGAAGACCTGTCCGACATCGCCATTACCTCGGCCGGGACGGCCGCCGCGTTCGGGATCGAGCCGCGTGTGGCCATGCTCTCCTATTCCAGCGGCAGCTCGGGCAAGGGCGCGGACGTGGAGCGGGTGCGCGAGGCGGTAAGGATCGCGCGCGAGCGTCGTCCCGACCTCAAGCTGGAAGGTCCGATCCAGTACGATGCGGCGGTCGACATCGGCGTCGCCCGCTCGAAGATGCCCGACAGCGAGGTTGCCGGTCGTGCGACCGTCTTCGTCTTTCCGGACCTCAATACCGGCAACAATACCTACAAGGCGGTCCAGCGCAGTGCGAATGCCGTGGCCATCGGCCCGGTGCTGCAGGGCCTGAAGAAGCCCGTCAACGATCTGAGTCGCGGCTGCACCGTGACCGACATCGTCAACACGGTGACGATCACCGCGATACAGGCACAGAACGATCACGCCCTCGCCGCGGCGCAAGACGATGCCGTCGGCATCGCCCGGGACTGA